Proteins found in one Gammaproteobacteria bacterium genomic segment:
- a CDS encoding prepilin peptidase — MQLLHLLNTNLVFFISCSVVLGLLIGSFLNVVITRLPVILERGWKSECQQLLAIDNSAADELQKFNLITPRSQCPSCKHIISSLENIPLLSYLFQKGKCRHCGTSISAQYPLIELFTALFTGLIAFKFGFNWQALFAMVLGWSLITLAMIDFRTTLLPDNITLPILWLGIIANYFNLFCSLEESVLGAIFGYLSLWLVFQVFKLITGKEGMGYGDFKLLALLGAWLGWHYLIAIILISSVVGSIIGISLIVTKILGRDVPTPFGPYLALGGIICLIWGPEVKSLFGSM; from the coding sequence GTGCAATTATTACATTTATTAAACACCAATCTAGTTTTCTTTATTAGTTGTAGTGTTGTATTAGGCTTATTGATTGGCAGCTTCTTAAATGTTGTTATCACCAGATTGCCAGTAATACTCGAAAGAGGCTGGAAGAGCGAGTGCCAACAACTTCTAGCAATAGACAATTCAGCTGCAGATGAACTACAAAAATTCAACTTAATCACTCCTCGCTCTCAATGCCCTTCATGCAAACACATTATAAGTAGCTTAGAAAATATTCCCTTATTAAGTTATTTATTTCAAAAAGGTAAATGCCGCCACTGCGGTACATCTATTTCTGCTCAGTACCCTCTAATAGAATTATTCACTGCATTATTTACAGGATTAATCGCTTTTAAATTTGGCTTTAATTGGCAAGCATTATTTGCCATGGTTTTAGGCTGGAGTTTAATTACTTTAGCTATGATTGACTTTAGAACAACTTTACTCCCAGACAACATTACCCTTCCTATTCTCTGGCTTGGAATTATCGCTAATTACTTTAATTTATTTTGTTCGCTTGAAGAGAGCGTACTTGGTGCAATTTTTGGGTACTTATCTCTTTGGCTAGTATTCCAAGTATTTAAATTAATTACTGGGAAAGAAGGCATGGGCTATGGTGACTTCAAATTACTTGCTCTGCTAGGTGCTTGGTTAGGCTGGCATTACTTAATTGCCATAATTCTAATATCATCAGTGGTTGGCAGTATAATTGGTATTAGTTTAATTGTTACAAAAATACTAGGTCGAGATGTACCCACCCCATTTGGTCCTTATTTAGCTCTGGGGGGTATTATATGTTTAATATGGGGCCCAGAAGTTAAATCTCTATTTGGCTCAATGTGA
- the coaE gene encoding dephospho-CoA kinase (Dephospho-CoA kinase (CoaE) performs the final step in coenzyme A biosynthesis.): MLRIGLTGGIGSGKTTVSDQFRQLYKIPVIDADEISRELLSISGKAYDEVVSLFGSECLLNSGEIDRKLLREKIFTDNKLRASLENIVHPKVRAEILLQASTLSTQYCLIVIPLLIESNMQSIVDRILVINTNKQNQLDRVSSRDKCSKNHVEAIVDSQITLEERIKHADDVITNNGDLKSLILQIHQLHQKYLDLTI, encoded by the coding sequence ATGTTACGCATCGGACTTACAGGTGGAATAGGTTCTGGAAAAACTACTGTTAGCGATCAATTCCGCCAACTATACAAAATACCTGTTATTGATGCAGATGAAATTAGTCGTGAGCTACTCTCTATTTCGGGAAAAGCTTATGATGAAGTCGTCAGTTTATTTGGTTCGGAATGTTTGCTTAACTCAGGAGAAATCGATCGTAAATTATTAAGAGAAAAAATTTTCACAGATAATAAGCTACGTGCATCACTCGAAAATATAGTACACCCAAAAGTTCGCGCTGAAATCTTATTGCAAGCGTCAACTCTAAGCACTCAATATTGTCTAATCGTTATACCTTTATTAATCGAATCAAATATGCAATCTATTGTAGATCGAATTTTAGTTATTAATACTAATAAACAAAACCAGCTTGATCGCGTGTCTTCACGAGACAAGTGTTCTAAAAACCATGTCGAAGCTATTGTAGATTCCCAAATCACTCTTGAAGAACGCATAAAACATGCTGATGATGTCATTACTAATAACGGCGACCTAAAGAGTTTAATACTTCAAATACACCAACTTCACCAAAAATACTTGGATTTAACGATTTAG
- a CDS encoding type II secretion system F family protein — protein sequence MATATTNSITFLWEGLDRKGSKVKGESQASSEILLKADLRRQGINPLKVKKKAKSLFGNGGKKIIPKDIAVFARQLATMMTAGVPLVQSFEIIGRGHENPNMQELVLSIKNDVEGGTSLADALEKQPKYFDALFCNLVGAGEQSGALESLLDKVATYKEKTEELKAKVKKALFYPTAVLVVAFIVMTILLIFVVPQFQTIFQGFGADLPAFTQMVINLSDFFQSYWWLVFAGIAAAFVAFKMAKQRSPKMRRWLDIMSLKIPVVGGILEKSAIARFARTMATMFAAGVPLVEAMESVAGASGNALFYEATMKMKDDVSTGTQLQQSMKQTGIFPNMMVQMVAIGEESGALDEMLSKVADFYEAEVDNLVDGLSSLLEPLIMAVLGVLVGGLVIAMYLPIFKMGAVV from the coding sequence ATGGCAACAGCAACCACTAATTCAATTACTTTTCTATGGGAAGGTTTAGACCGTAAAGGCTCTAAAGTTAAAGGAGAGTCTCAAGCCTCTAGTGAAATTTTATTGAAAGCAGACTTAAGACGCCAAGGAATAAATCCTTTAAAAGTAAAGAAAAAAGCTAAATCTTTATTTGGAAATGGTGGAAAAAAAATAATACCCAAAGATATTGCCGTATTTGCTAGACAACTTGCCACTATGATGACAGCTGGTGTTCCATTAGTGCAGTCATTTGAAATCATCGGACGCGGCCATGAAAATCCAAATATGCAAGAATTAGTACTAAGCATAAAAAATGATGTAGAAGGGGGTACAAGTCTCGCAGATGCCCTAGAAAAACAACCCAAATATTTCGATGCTTTATTTTGCAATCTCGTAGGTGCTGGAGAGCAATCTGGCGCACTGGAATCACTACTCGATAAAGTTGCTACTTATAAAGAAAAAACAGAAGAATTAAAAGCTAAAGTCAAGAAAGCCCTATTTTACCCAACAGCTGTTTTAGTAGTGGCATTTATAGTAATGACAATCTTGTTAATATTTGTTGTGCCCCAATTCCAAACTATATTCCAGGGGTTTGGCGCAGATTTACCCGCCTTTACTCAAATGGTCATCAATCTTTCTGATTTCTTTCAGTCTTATTGGTGGCTTGTGTTCGCTGGTATTGCCGCAGCATTCGTAGCATTCAAAATGGCTAAACAGCGATCACCAAAAATGCGTAGATGGCTAGACATCATGTCATTAAAAATCCCAGTGGTTGGTGGTATATTGGAAAAATCTGCCATCGCAAGATTTGCACGAACCATGGCGACTATGTTTGCCGCAGGTGTACCGTTAGTTGAAGCCATGGAATCTGTTGCTGGAGCGTCTGGAAATGCATTATTTTATGAAGCCACCATGAAAATGAAAGATGATGTTTCAACGGGCACACAATTACAACAAAGTATGAAACAAACAGGCATTTTCCCTAATATGATGGTCCAGATGGTAGCCATTGGAGAAGAATCTGGTGCTTTAGACGAAATGCTCTCAAAAGTAGCTGACTTTTATGAAGCAGAAGTTGACAATCTTGTAGACGGTCTCAGCAGTTTATTAGAGCCGCTTATTATGGCTGTTCTAGGGGTGCTGGTTGGTGGGCTTGTAATTGCAATGTACCTACCGATCTTCAAGATGGGTGCAGTTGTTTAA